A single genomic interval of Lucilia cuprina isolate Lc7/37 chromosome 2, ASM2204524v1, whole genome shotgun sequence harbors:
- the LOC111684492 gene encoding ras-related protein Rab6-like, with protein MSIGVKLMRRIKVIFVGEHSVGKTSIITRFMYDSFDTTYKATVGIDYLSKILYLEDRTLRLQLWDTAGQERFRSIIPSYIRDSKVAVIVYDVTNTKSFDLTTKWIEDVRVERGNEIIIMLVGNKSDLHDKRQVSSEEGARRAEELNAMFIETSAKNGNNVKELFIRVGQALPELDSPTTPTANRKFSEDIPISLAHQLENKEESKKDNKTCCSCGN; from the coding sequence ttcgtaGGAGAACATAGTGTGGGTAAAACGTCTATAATTACTCGCTTCATGTATGACAGTTTCGACACCACATACAAGGCCACTGTGGGCATTGATTACTTATCAAAAATCCTCTACTTAGAAGATCGTACACTACGTCTCCAATTGTGGGATACAGCTGGACAGGAACGTTTCCGTTCCATAATACCCTCCTACATAAGGGATTCAAAAGTGGCCGTGATAGTATACGATGTCACGAATACAAAATCTTTCGATCTGACTACCAAATGGATCGAAGATGTACGCGTCGAACGTGGTAATGAAATCATTATTATGTTAGTTGGTAATAAAAGTGATCTGCACGACAAGCGGCAGGTGTCGTCAGAAGAGGGAGCACGTAGAGCTGAAGAATTAAATGCCATGTTCATTGAAACAAGTgcaaaaaatggaaataatGTAAAGGAATTGTTTATACGTGTAGGCCAAGCACTGCCAGAACTCGATTCACCGACGACTCCAACTGCAAACCGAAAATTTTCCGAAGATATTCCAATTTCATTAGCGCATCAATTAGAGAATAAAGAGGAAAgtaaaaaggataataaaacATGTTGTTCTTGTGgaaattaa
- the LOC111684493 gene encoding ras-related protein Rab6, translated as MSSGDFGNPLRKFKLVFLGEQSVGKTSLITRFMYDSFDNTYQATIGIDFLSKTMYLEDRTVRLQLWDTAGQERFRSLIPSYIRDSTVAVVVYDITNTNSFHQTSKWIDDVRTERGSDVIIMLVGNKTDLSDKRQVSTEEGERKAKELNVMFIETSAKAGYNVKQLFRRVAAALPGMDSTTENKPSEDMQEITLDTQKETKDPEGGCAC; from the coding sequence atgtcATCCGGAGATTTTGGCAATCCCTTGCGTAAATTCAAATTGGTCTTCTTGGGAGAACAAAGTGTGGGCAAGACTTCTCTGATTACACGTTTCATGTATGACAGCTTCGATAATACGTATCAGGCCACCATTGGCATTGATTTCTTATCCAAAACCATGTACTTAGAAGATCGCACGGTACGTTTGCAATTGTGGGATACGGCTGGACAAGAACGTTTCCGTTCATTAATACCTTCCTACATTAGGGATTCCACAGTGGCTGTAGTCGTCTATGACATTACCAATACAAATTCATTCCATCAAACCTCCAAATGGATCGATGACGTACGTACCGAACGCGGCAGTGATGTCATTATCATGTTAGTTGGCAACAAAACTGATCTCTCCGACAAACGGCAAGTGTCCACCGAAGAGGGTGAACGCAAGGCCAAAGAATTAAATGTCATGTTTATTGAAACAAGTGCCAAGGCTGGTTATAATGTTAAGCAATTGTTTAGACGTGTAGCGGCCGCACTGCCCGGTATGGATTCAACGACAGAGAATAAACCTTCGGAGGACATGCAAGAAATAACCTTAGAtacacaaaaagaaacaaaagatCCTGAAGGAGGCTGTGCCTGCTGA
- the LOC111684478 gene encoding threonine--tRNA ligase 1, cytoplasmic isoform X2: MTDNVVTDLKNLDLNKEKASKMKKEKQKNVPADTGKKVKELNPWPAYIEERNALWEKCKAEYQAELAAKPREAIKVTLPDGKVVEGTSWETTPYDIAKGISQGLADNTIISKVNGEVWDLDRVLEGDCTLHLLKFDDPEAQAVFWHSSAHVMGEAMERIYGGHLCYGPPIADGFYYDMYLDGEGISTNDYPVMEGLVKQIVKEKQPFERLEMKKADLLEMFKYNQFKCRILNEKVTTDTTTVYKCGPLIDLCRGPHVRHTGKIKAMKITKNSSTYWEGKSDAETLQRVYGISFPDTKQLKEWEKIQEEAAKRDHRKIGREQELFFFHELSPGSCFFQPKGAHIYNTLMNFIKGEYRKRGFQEVISPNIYNSKLWMTSGHWQHYAENMFSFEVEKETYALKPMNCPGHCLMFDVRNRSWRELPLRMADFGVLHRNELSGALTGLTRVRRFQQDDAHIFCAPEQIKSEMKGCLDFLRHVYTVFGFSFNLVLSTRPEKYLGELEQWNEAEKALAESLDEFGMPWQENPGDGAFYGPKIDITIMDALKRAHQCATIQLDFQLPIRFNLNYVADDGEKKRPVIIHRAILGSVERMIAILTESYAGKWPFWLSPRQVMVVPVGPQFDEYAKSVSDKLHAAGFMSEADCDAGDTMNKKIRNAQLAQFNFILVVGEKERSSNTVNVRTRDNKVHGEVSVDDLITKLQKIRDEYITNEDSF, encoded by the exons ATGACTGACAACGTGGTGACCGATCttaaaaatttggatttaaataaagaaaag GCCAGTAAGATGAAGAAGGAAAAGCAAAAGAACGTTCCAGCTGATACCGGTAAAAAAG TCAAAGAACTTAATCCCTGGCCGGCATACATTGAAGAACGTAATGCTTTGTGGGAGAAATGTAAGGCTGAATATCAAGCTGAACTTGCTGCCAAGCCACGTGAAGCCATTAAGGTTACCTTGCCCGATGGTAAAGTGGTAGAAGGTACCTCATGGGAGACCACACCATACGATATTGCCAAAGGTATTAGTCAAGGTTTGGCCGATAATACTATCATTTCGAAGGTTAATGGAGAAGTATGGGATTTGGATCGTGTATTAGAGGGTGATTGTACTTTGCATTTACTCAAGTTTGATGATCCCGAGGCACAAGCTGTCTTCTGGCATAGTTCGGCTCATGTTATGGGTGAAGCTATGGAACGTATTTATGGTGGTCATTTGTGTTATGGTCCACCAATTGCTGATGGTTTCTACTATGATATGTATTTGGATGGTGAAGGT ATTTCGACCAATGACTATCCCGTTATGGAGGGTTTGGTTAAACAAATCGTTAAGGAGAAACAGCCTTTCGAACGTTTGGAAATGAAGAAAGCCGATTTATTGGAAATGTTCAAGTACAATCAATTCAAGTGTAGAATTCTTAATGAAAAAGTCACAACTGATACTACCACTGTTTACAAATGTGGTCCACTTATTGATTTATGCCGTGGTCCTCATGTACGTCACACTGGCAAGATTAAGGCCatgaaaattaccaaaaattctTCCACCTACTGGGAGGGTAAATCTGATGCCGAAACCTTGCAAAGAGTCTATGGTATTTCATTCCCCGATACCAAACAATTGAAAGAATGGGAGAAAATCCAAGAAGAGGCTGCTAAAAGAGATCATCGTAAAATCGGCAGAGAACAGGAATTGTTCTTTTTCCATGAATTGTCGCCTGGCTCTTGCTTTTTCCAACCTAAGGGCGCTCATATTTACAATACTCTAATGAATTTCATTAAGGGCGAATATAGAAAGCGTGGATTCCAAGAAGTTATCTCACCTAACATTTACAATTCGAAATTATGGATGACTTCAGGTCATTGGCAGCATTATGCCGAAAACATGTTTTCGTTTGAGGTGGAGAAAGAGACATATGCTTTAAAACCCATGAACTGTCCTGGTCACTG CTTAATGTTTGATGTGCGCAATCGCTCTTGGCGCGAATTGCCTTTGCGTATGGCTGACTTTGGTGTTTTACATCGTAACGAATTGTCGGGTGCTTTGACTGGTCTTACACGTGTACGCCGTTTCCAACAGGATGATGCACATATTTTCTGTGCTCCCGAACAAATCAAAAGTGAAATGAAGGGCTGTTTGGACTTTTTGCGTCATGTTTATACCGTCTTCGGTTTCTCATTCAATTTGGTGTTGTCTACACGACCTGAAAAATACTTGGGCGAGTTAGAGCAGTGGAATGAAGCTGAAAAGGCTTTGGCTGAATCTCTCGATGAATTTGGCATGCCCTGGCAAGAGAATCCCGGTGATGGTGCTTTCTATGGTCCCAAAATCGATATTACCATTATGGATGCTCTCAAACGTGCCCATCAATGTGCCACCATCCAATTGGACTTCCAGCTGCCCATACGTTTCAATCTGAACTATGTAGCCGATGATGGTGAAAAGAAACGTCCCGTCATTATTCATCGTGCCATTCTCGGTTCGGTAGAACGTATGATTGCCATCCTTACTGAGAGTTATGCTGGCAAATGGCCCTTCTGGCTGTCACCACGTCAAGTTATGGTTGTGCCTGTTGGACCTCAGTTTGATGAGTACGCTAAATCAGTTAGCGATAAATTGCATGCTGCTGGTTTCATGTCCGAGGCTGATTGTGACGCTGGCGACACAATGAACAAGAAAATCCGTAACGCTCAATTGGCTCAATTCAATTTCATTCTTGTGGTGGGTGAAAAGGAACGTTCTTCGAATACCGTTAATGTACGCACCCGTGATAATAAAGTACATGGTGAAGTATCTGTCGATGATTTAATtactaaattacaaaaaatacgtGATGAATACATCACCAACGAGGATAGTTTCTAA
- the LOC111684478 gene encoding threonine--tRNA ligase 1, cytoplasmic isoform X1 — translation MNKFVQVLNIKQNNAFKIRSLSNNSQNLRALLLNEEYGFLSNDSITNTTAANKISSSDSIINSRQLQEQQQLLLRHREFLPIFNRNNSATKPGHFIRQYATLASKMKKEKQKNVPADTGKKVKELNPWPAYIEERNALWEKCKAEYQAELAAKPREAIKVTLPDGKVVEGTSWETTPYDIAKGISQGLADNTIISKVNGEVWDLDRVLEGDCTLHLLKFDDPEAQAVFWHSSAHVMGEAMERIYGGHLCYGPPIADGFYYDMYLDGEGISTNDYPVMEGLVKQIVKEKQPFERLEMKKADLLEMFKYNQFKCRILNEKVTTDTTTVYKCGPLIDLCRGPHVRHTGKIKAMKITKNSSTYWEGKSDAETLQRVYGISFPDTKQLKEWEKIQEEAAKRDHRKIGREQELFFFHELSPGSCFFQPKGAHIYNTLMNFIKGEYRKRGFQEVISPNIYNSKLWMTSGHWQHYAENMFSFEVEKETYALKPMNCPGHCLMFDVRNRSWRELPLRMADFGVLHRNELSGALTGLTRVRRFQQDDAHIFCAPEQIKSEMKGCLDFLRHVYTVFGFSFNLVLSTRPEKYLGELEQWNEAEKALAESLDEFGMPWQENPGDGAFYGPKIDITIMDALKRAHQCATIQLDFQLPIRFNLNYVADDGEKKRPVIIHRAILGSVERMIAILTESYAGKWPFWLSPRQVMVVPVGPQFDEYAKSVSDKLHAAGFMSEADCDAGDTMNKKIRNAQLAQFNFILVVGEKERSSNTVNVRTRDNKVHGEVSVDDLITKLQKIRDEYITNEDSF, via the exons atgaataaatttgtgcaagtgttaaatataaaacaaaataacgcaTTTAAAATACGCTCACTAAGTAATAATAGTCAAAATTTACGTGCTCTATTGTTGAACGAAGAATACGGCTTTTTATCAAACGATTCTATAACAAACACCACCGCCGCGAATAAAATTAGCAGCAGTGATTCTATTATAAACTCAAGACAACTACAAGAACAACAGCAACTTTTACTGCGTCACCGGGAATTTTTACCGATTTTTAATAGGAATAACAGTGCTACTAAACCAGGACATTTCATAAGGCAATACGCTACTTTG GCCAGTAAGATGAAGAAGGAAAAGCAAAAGAACGTTCCAGCTGATACCGGTAAAAAAG TCAAAGAACTTAATCCCTGGCCGGCATACATTGAAGAACGTAATGCTTTGTGGGAGAAATGTAAGGCTGAATATCAAGCTGAACTTGCTGCCAAGCCACGTGAAGCCATTAAGGTTACCTTGCCCGATGGTAAAGTGGTAGAAGGTACCTCATGGGAGACCACACCATACGATATTGCCAAAGGTATTAGTCAAGGTTTGGCCGATAATACTATCATTTCGAAGGTTAATGGAGAAGTATGGGATTTGGATCGTGTATTAGAGGGTGATTGTACTTTGCATTTACTCAAGTTTGATGATCCCGAGGCACAAGCTGTCTTCTGGCATAGTTCGGCTCATGTTATGGGTGAAGCTATGGAACGTATTTATGGTGGTCATTTGTGTTATGGTCCACCAATTGCTGATGGTTTCTACTATGATATGTATTTGGATGGTGAAGGT ATTTCGACCAATGACTATCCCGTTATGGAGGGTTTGGTTAAACAAATCGTTAAGGAGAAACAGCCTTTCGAACGTTTGGAAATGAAGAAAGCCGATTTATTGGAAATGTTCAAGTACAATCAATTCAAGTGTAGAATTCTTAATGAAAAAGTCACAACTGATACTACCACTGTTTACAAATGTGGTCCACTTATTGATTTATGCCGTGGTCCTCATGTACGTCACACTGGCAAGATTAAGGCCatgaaaattaccaaaaattctTCCACCTACTGGGAGGGTAAATCTGATGCCGAAACCTTGCAAAGAGTCTATGGTATTTCATTCCCCGATACCAAACAATTGAAAGAATGGGAGAAAATCCAAGAAGAGGCTGCTAAAAGAGATCATCGTAAAATCGGCAGAGAACAGGAATTGTTCTTTTTCCATGAATTGTCGCCTGGCTCTTGCTTTTTCCAACCTAAGGGCGCTCATATTTACAATACTCTAATGAATTTCATTAAGGGCGAATATAGAAAGCGTGGATTCCAAGAAGTTATCTCACCTAACATTTACAATTCGAAATTATGGATGACTTCAGGTCATTGGCAGCATTATGCCGAAAACATGTTTTCGTTTGAGGTGGAGAAAGAGACATATGCTTTAAAACCCATGAACTGTCCTGGTCACTG CTTAATGTTTGATGTGCGCAATCGCTCTTGGCGCGAATTGCCTTTGCGTATGGCTGACTTTGGTGTTTTACATCGTAACGAATTGTCGGGTGCTTTGACTGGTCTTACACGTGTACGCCGTTTCCAACAGGATGATGCACATATTTTCTGTGCTCCCGAACAAATCAAAAGTGAAATGAAGGGCTGTTTGGACTTTTTGCGTCATGTTTATACCGTCTTCGGTTTCTCATTCAATTTGGTGTTGTCTACACGACCTGAAAAATACTTGGGCGAGTTAGAGCAGTGGAATGAAGCTGAAAAGGCTTTGGCTGAATCTCTCGATGAATTTGGCATGCCCTGGCAAGAGAATCCCGGTGATGGTGCTTTCTATGGTCCCAAAATCGATATTACCATTATGGATGCTCTCAAACGTGCCCATCAATGTGCCACCATCCAATTGGACTTCCAGCTGCCCATACGTTTCAATCTGAACTATGTAGCCGATGATGGTGAAAAGAAACGTCCCGTCATTATTCATCGTGCCATTCTCGGTTCGGTAGAACGTATGATTGCCATCCTTACTGAGAGTTATGCTGGCAAATGGCCCTTCTGGCTGTCACCACGTCAAGTTATGGTTGTGCCTGTTGGACCTCAGTTTGATGAGTACGCTAAATCAGTTAGCGATAAATTGCATGCTGCTGGTTTCATGTCCGAGGCTGATTGTGACGCTGGCGACACAATGAACAAGAAAATCCGTAACGCTCAATTGGCTCAATTCAATTTCATTCTTGTGGTGGGTGAAAAGGAACGTTCTTCGAATACCGTTAATGTACGCACCCGTGATAATAAAGTACATGGTGAAGTATCTGTCGATGATTTAATtactaaattacaaaaaatacgtGATGAATACATCACCAACGAGGATAGTTTCTAA
- the LOC111684478 gene encoding threonine--tRNA ligase 1, cytoplasmic isoform X3 — protein MKKEKQKNVPADTGKKVKELNPWPAYIEERNALWEKCKAEYQAELAAKPREAIKVTLPDGKVVEGTSWETTPYDIAKGISQGLADNTIISKVNGEVWDLDRVLEGDCTLHLLKFDDPEAQAVFWHSSAHVMGEAMERIYGGHLCYGPPIADGFYYDMYLDGEGISTNDYPVMEGLVKQIVKEKQPFERLEMKKADLLEMFKYNQFKCRILNEKVTTDTTTVYKCGPLIDLCRGPHVRHTGKIKAMKITKNSSTYWEGKSDAETLQRVYGISFPDTKQLKEWEKIQEEAAKRDHRKIGREQELFFFHELSPGSCFFQPKGAHIYNTLMNFIKGEYRKRGFQEVISPNIYNSKLWMTSGHWQHYAENMFSFEVEKETYALKPMNCPGHCLMFDVRNRSWRELPLRMADFGVLHRNELSGALTGLTRVRRFQQDDAHIFCAPEQIKSEMKGCLDFLRHVYTVFGFSFNLVLSTRPEKYLGELEQWNEAEKALAESLDEFGMPWQENPGDGAFYGPKIDITIMDALKRAHQCATIQLDFQLPIRFNLNYVADDGEKKRPVIIHRAILGSVERMIAILTESYAGKWPFWLSPRQVMVVPVGPQFDEYAKSVSDKLHAAGFMSEADCDAGDTMNKKIRNAQLAQFNFILVVGEKERSSNTVNVRTRDNKVHGEVSVDDLITKLQKIRDEYITNEDSF, from the exons ATGAAGAAGGAAAAGCAAAAGAACGTTCCAGCTGATACCGGTAAAAAAG TCAAAGAACTTAATCCCTGGCCGGCATACATTGAAGAACGTAATGCTTTGTGGGAGAAATGTAAGGCTGAATATCAAGCTGAACTTGCTGCCAAGCCACGTGAAGCCATTAAGGTTACCTTGCCCGATGGTAAAGTGGTAGAAGGTACCTCATGGGAGACCACACCATACGATATTGCCAAAGGTATTAGTCAAGGTTTGGCCGATAATACTATCATTTCGAAGGTTAATGGAGAAGTATGGGATTTGGATCGTGTATTAGAGGGTGATTGTACTTTGCATTTACTCAAGTTTGATGATCCCGAGGCACAAGCTGTCTTCTGGCATAGTTCGGCTCATGTTATGGGTGAAGCTATGGAACGTATTTATGGTGGTCATTTGTGTTATGGTCCACCAATTGCTGATGGTTTCTACTATGATATGTATTTGGATGGTGAAGGT ATTTCGACCAATGACTATCCCGTTATGGAGGGTTTGGTTAAACAAATCGTTAAGGAGAAACAGCCTTTCGAACGTTTGGAAATGAAGAAAGCCGATTTATTGGAAATGTTCAAGTACAATCAATTCAAGTGTAGAATTCTTAATGAAAAAGTCACAACTGATACTACCACTGTTTACAAATGTGGTCCACTTATTGATTTATGCCGTGGTCCTCATGTACGTCACACTGGCAAGATTAAGGCCatgaaaattaccaaaaattctTCCACCTACTGGGAGGGTAAATCTGATGCCGAAACCTTGCAAAGAGTCTATGGTATTTCATTCCCCGATACCAAACAATTGAAAGAATGGGAGAAAATCCAAGAAGAGGCTGCTAAAAGAGATCATCGTAAAATCGGCAGAGAACAGGAATTGTTCTTTTTCCATGAATTGTCGCCTGGCTCTTGCTTTTTCCAACCTAAGGGCGCTCATATTTACAATACTCTAATGAATTTCATTAAGGGCGAATATAGAAAGCGTGGATTCCAAGAAGTTATCTCACCTAACATTTACAATTCGAAATTATGGATGACTTCAGGTCATTGGCAGCATTATGCCGAAAACATGTTTTCGTTTGAGGTGGAGAAAGAGACATATGCTTTAAAACCCATGAACTGTCCTGGTCACTG CTTAATGTTTGATGTGCGCAATCGCTCTTGGCGCGAATTGCCTTTGCGTATGGCTGACTTTGGTGTTTTACATCGTAACGAATTGTCGGGTGCTTTGACTGGTCTTACACGTGTACGCCGTTTCCAACAGGATGATGCACATATTTTCTGTGCTCCCGAACAAATCAAAAGTGAAATGAAGGGCTGTTTGGACTTTTTGCGTCATGTTTATACCGTCTTCGGTTTCTCATTCAATTTGGTGTTGTCTACACGACCTGAAAAATACTTGGGCGAGTTAGAGCAGTGGAATGAAGCTGAAAAGGCTTTGGCTGAATCTCTCGATGAATTTGGCATGCCCTGGCAAGAGAATCCCGGTGATGGTGCTTTCTATGGTCCCAAAATCGATATTACCATTATGGATGCTCTCAAACGTGCCCATCAATGTGCCACCATCCAATTGGACTTCCAGCTGCCCATACGTTTCAATCTGAACTATGTAGCCGATGATGGTGAAAAGAAACGTCCCGTCATTATTCATCGTGCCATTCTCGGTTCGGTAGAACGTATGATTGCCATCCTTACTGAGAGTTATGCTGGCAAATGGCCCTTCTGGCTGTCACCACGTCAAGTTATGGTTGTGCCTGTTGGACCTCAGTTTGATGAGTACGCTAAATCAGTTAGCGATAAATTGCATGCTGCTGGTTTCATGTCCGAGGCTGATTGTGACGCTGGCGACACAATGAACAAGAAAATCCGTAACGCTCAATTGGCTCAATTCAATTTCATTCTTGTGGTGGGTGAAAAGGAACGTTCTTCGAATACCGTTAATGTACGCACCCGTGATAATAAAGTACATGGTGAAGTATCTGTCGATGATTTAATtactaaattacaaaaaatacgtGATGAATACATCACCAACGAGGATAGTTTCTAA
- the LOC111684484 gene encoding probable protein S-acyltransferase 23: RVKKIANKISHLLENPLLLLHSQQHNTGGATSPSPSTAAVSTPSTLFTSNVVVERSDFFNVASTDGIRTQHSKVHPSPGAGTARSVWALPLNYDSCNMVAEEDSAAHTDHEVDPRRPHSPHVVNVGNGVNGSLVVSNASGGAPGDSGVVSGRRGEAVDENLLIFEGADGTVAHLDDIFDIIKNGEVSDVENLTDKFGIECLSARDRHGYTPAHWVALNGNVEMMRYLIERSAPIDLPCLGTQGPRPIHWACRKGHAAVVQVMLQAGVNVNAADFKGLTPLHVACMYGRTATAAYLLGMGALNHLTDINGDTALHWAAYKGHADLMRLLMYSGVELQKTDNFGSTPLHLACLSGNMSCVRLLCEKSNLDLEPRDKNGKTPIMLAQAHQHQDIVRLLYTEVKKKSRWMPSVSEIWGWLFGGAGDSKGPLLLFLFSVLLWGYPMYMIRAIPITWNILRRSHYCFIYWNAVMWISWIIANRRDPGYIPLSSDAYYRAIKQIPYFDKLKKRNVILTRLCHSCRCLRPLRAKHCRVCNRCVAYFDHHCPFIYNCVGLRNRMWFFLFVLSVAVNCSFTIYFACYCVMIEGFTLLYVLGLVEAVVFCGLGWILTCTSILHACMNLTTNEMFNYKRYPYLRDKRGRYQNPFSRGPILNLLEFFVCLPDRSDDNDLLLEDNI, encoded by the exons cgGGTTAAGAAAATAGCTAACAAAATTTCACACTTACTTGAAAATCCGTTGCTGCTACTCCACAGCCAACAACATAACACTGGAGGAGCAACATCACCGTCACCATCAACAGCTGCTGTATCGACACCGTCGACGTTATTTACGTCTAACGTCGTTGTGGAGCGTAGCGATTTCTTTAACGTGGCTTCTACCGACGGCATCAGGACGCAGCACAGCAAAGTTCACCCAAGTCCAGGGGCAGGTACGGCCCGTAGTGTTTGGGCCCTGCCCCTGAACTATGATAGCTGTAATATGGTGGCAGAAGAGGATAGTGCTGCTCACACGGATCACGAGGTGGATCCTCGACGACCACACTCCCCGCATGTGGTAAATGTGGGTAATGGCGTCAATGGTTCTCTGGTGGTTTCGAATGCTTCTGGAGGTGCACCTGGCGATAGTGGTGTAGTTTCCGGTCGTAGAGGTGAGGCGGTAGATGAAAATCTCTTGATTTTTGAAGGAGCCGATGGTACAGTGGCTCATCTGGATGATATTTTTGATATTATCAAAAATGGTGAAGTTAGTGATGTGGAGAATTTAACGGATAAATTTGGCATTGAATGTTTATCGGCCCGAGACCGTCATGGCTATACACCTGCCCATTGGGTGGCTCTGAATGGTAATGTGGAAATGATGCGTTATCTCATTGAAAGATCAGCTCCTATAGATTTGCCCTGTTTGGGTACCCAAGGACCACGTCCCATACACTGGGCTTGTCGTAAGGGTCATGCTGCTGTGGTACAAGTTATGCTGCAGGCCGGTGTTAATGTTAATGCTGCCGATTTTAAAGGTTTAACTCCTCTACATGTGGCCTGTATGTATGGACGCACTGCCACTGCCGCATATCTTTTGGGTATGGGTGCTCTCAATCATTTGACTGATATTAATGGCGATACAGCTTTACATTGGGCTGCTTATAAGGGTCATGCTGATCTAATGCGTTTGTTAATGTACTCTGGTGTAGAATTGCAGAAAACGGATAATTTTGGTTCCACACCCTTGCATTTGGCCTGCTTGTCAGGCAATATGTCGTGTGTGCGTTTGTTGTGTGAAAAATCCAATTTAGATTTAGAGCCTAGAGATAAAAATGGCAAAACTCCCATTATGCTAGCTCAGGCTCATCAGCATCAAGACATTGTACGTCTATTGTATACGGAAGTTAAGAAAAAATCACGCTGGATGCCTTCGGTATCGGAAATTTGGGGTTGGTTGTTTGGTGGTGCTGGAGACTCAAAAGGCcccttgttgttgttcttattctCGGTTTTACTATGGGGTTATCCCATGTACATGATAAGG GCTATTCCCATTACTTGGAATATCCTAAGACGTTCTCATTACTGTTTCATCTATTGGAATGCTGTTATGTGGATTAGTTGGATTATTGCCAATCGTCGTGATCCTGGCTATATACCATTAAGTTCAGATGCTTATTATCGAGCCATTAAACAGATACCGTATTTCGATAAGCTGAAGAAGCGTAATGTTATACTGACACGTCTGTGTCATAGCTGTCGTTGCTTGAGGCCACTGAGAGCTAAACATTGTCGTGTATGCAATCGTTGTGTGGCCTATTTCGATCATCACTGTCCCTTTATTTATAATTGCGTTGGTCTACGCAATCGTATGTGGTTTTTCTTGTTCGTACTTTCGGTAGCGGTTAATTGTTCTTTTACCATCTATTTCGCTTGCTATTGCGTTATGATCGAAGGTTTTACTTTGCTCTATGTTTTGGGTCTGGTCGAGGCTGTTGTGTTCTGTGGTTTGGGCTGGATTTTAACCTGTACTTCG ATTCTTCATGCCTGCATGAATCTTACTACCAACGAAATGTTCAACTATAAACGTTATCCCTATTTGCGTGACAAACGTGGCCGCTATCAAAATCCTTTCTCGCGTGGTCCCATACTTAATCTCTTGGAATTCTTTGTTTGCCTACCCGATCGCAGTGATGACAATGATCTTCTTTTGGAGGATAACATTTGA